The Leptospira yasudae DNA segment GCGGTTTTCCCGATTGGATGAACTGCAACGGCTCGAGTTGTTTCGACGGCATCGGCCATCCGATCGAACAAACCGGAAGTCTTCCTTCCATGGGAGGATGCGGTAAGGACGGATGTTCCAAGTCGTCTCTCGGAACCAACATGCCGTTTATCAACGATCCGATCGGAAGCGATTTTTCCGCGATCGTTGCAAAACACAGCGGGAGAGTTTTGGAAGTTCCCGGAGGCAGCACGGCGGATAACGTGAACATCGATCAATTCTCCGATTGGGGTGTGGATCATGAAAAGTGGGGTTTCGAATCCACGGGAGACGGTTATTTCAAAATCTCCGCGAAACACAGCGGAAAGTGTATGGATGTGAAAGGGGCTTCCGCTTCTTCCGGAACGAATGTCGTTCAGTATTCCTGCGGAAGCGGAGCCAATCAAAGATTTCAACTTCTCCCGTATGGAGACGGGCATTTTTCGATCCAGGCGAAACACAGCGGCCAGTGCCTGGACATCGCCGGTGCCGCGTTAGGCGACGGAGGTCTTCTGATTCAATGGCCTTGCGCTTTGACGGACAACGAAAAATTCCGTTTTACGCGTTAAGCGAAGAATGAAGTAAGAATTCTTTCTTGTTTCCACTTTGATTTCCGGGGGACGATCGATCGTTCTTCGGAAATTTATCCTTTTGAAAACGAATCCCTTTCGTTTTTTGCGATTCGATCCTTTGTTTGGAATTTCGATGTTGAGCGTTTGCTCGCATTGCGATCCTTTCTTACTTTACGATTTTTTTGTATACGTATTCGATCTGTTCCGGGAACGCCGCTTCCTTTTTTTTCGTTTTCTCCTATTAACGGGAGAAAGATTCAGTAAACGAAAGAAACCTCGTTGAATTCTTCCGTTCTACGAATTCGTTTAACAAAAAGTATACATGTTTTTTTCGTTTAACAAACGTTTGATATCTTTTTAATCCGTTTGTTCTAGACTCGATGGGCGTTCCGATTTAAAAATACGCACTTTTGCAGTGCAATGAAATAAATTTCATCAAACTCTATGGATGCGATCGATTTTAATTCGTTTATGGTTGCTTAATATTCAATTTTGTTTCATAATCAAGATTTGTGAAAAAATTTCACGGTGATCCGACGTTTATATCCGAGGTGTCGATATGGCAAGTACAAGGGTGGCGGAATACGTAGAACGGGATGCATTGGATTTAAAGCAGATCTTAAAGGTCCTCTCTGCGCTCAAACGCGGCGATCTTTCGCAGAGAATGCCCTTGGATTCGCCGGGAATCTCGGGCAAGATCGCGGATTTGATAAACGACATCATAGATCAGAACGACCGAATGGTGAAGGAATTCGAGCGCATCAGCAACGAAGTCGGTCAAGAAGGTAAGATCTCCAAAAGGATCAGCGCGGTAACCGCGACCGGTTCTTGGGCCAAGTGCATGGATTCGGTCAACTCTCTCATCGGAAACTTAGTACAACCGAATACGGAAGTTATGCGCGTGATCGGTGCGGTCGCAGGCGGCGACCTTTCGCAAAACATGTCCCTCGAAATCGAAGGAAGACCTTTAAAGGGAGAATTCCTCCGCACGGCAAAGATCGTAAACACGATGGTGGATCAGTTGAACTCGTTCGCATCGGAAGTGACGCGGGTTGCAAAGGAAGTAGGTACGGAAGGGATCCTCGGCGGACAAGCGGATGTGCGCGGCGTTGCGGGAACTTGGAAGGACTTAACGGATTCCGTGAACTCGATGGCTT contains these protein-coding regions:
- a CDS encoding HAMP domain-containing protein, translated to MASTRVAEYVERDALDLKQILKVLSALKRGDLSQRMPLDSPGISGKIADLINDIIDQNDRMVKEFERISNEVGQEGKISKRISAVTATGSWAKCMDSVNSLIGNLVQPNTEVMRVIGAVAGGDLSQNMSLEIEGRPLKGEFLRTAKIVNTMVDQLNSFASEVTRVAKEVGTEGILGGQADVRGVAGTWKDLTDSVNSMASNLTGQVRNIADVTTAVAKGDLSKKITVDVKGEILELKNTINTMVDQLNSFASEVTRVAKEVGTEGKLGGQADVRGVAGTWKDLTDSVNSMASNLTGQVRDIAEVTKAVATGDLSKKITVDVKGEILELKDTINTMVDQLNSFASEVTRVAKEVGT